The following proteins come from a genomic window of Anaerobutyricum hallii:
- the gatB gene encoding Asp-tRNA(Asn)/Glu-tRNA(Gln) amidotransferase subunit GatB translates to MSKQYETVIGLEVHVELATKTKIFCGCSTAFGGAPNTHTCPVCTGMPGSLPVLNKQVVEYAAAVGLATNCTITQYCKFDRKNYFYPDNPQNYQISQLYLPICRNGQVEINVDGRKKNVRIHEIHMEEDAGKLVHDPSTGNSLVDFNRSGVPLIEIVSEPDMRSAEEVIAYLEKLRMIIQYLGASDCKLQEGSMRADVNLSVREVGTEEFGTRTEMKNLNSFSAIARAIEGEMERQIDLIEDGKKVVQETRRWDDDKEYSYPMRSKEDAQDYRYFPEPDLAPIVISDEWLDEIRSRQPEFRDEKQARYKEQFGLPEYDINIITEDKTLTDLFESCIELGAAAKEVSNWIMGDIMRLLKEKEMEASDIHFSPANLVKMIQMIESGAINRKVAKKVFEAIFDEDVDPEVYVEENGLKTVNDEGALRKVIEEIVANNPKSVEDYKAGKKKAMGFFVGQTMRAMKGKADPAMVNQILKEILD, encoded by the coding sequence ATGAGTAAACAATATGAAACGGTCATCGGTCTGGAAGTCCATGTAGAACTGGCGACAAAAACAAAGATTTTCTGTGGATGCAGCACTGCTTTTGGTGGCGCTCCGAATACACATACCTGCCCGGTTTGTACAGGTATGCCTGGTTCCCTTCCTGTATTAAATAAGCAGGTTGTAGAGTATGCCGCTGCTGTAGGTCTTGCAACAAATTGTACGATTACACAGTACTGCAAGTTTGACCGTAAGAACTATTTTTATCCGGACAATCCGCAGAACTATCAGATTTCTCAGCTCTATCTTCCAATTTGCCGCAATGGCCAGGTAGAGATTAATGTAGACGGAAGAAAGAAGAATGTAAGAATCCATGAGATTCATATGGAAGAAGATGCCGGAAAGTTAGTACATGACCCATCTACAGGTAATTCCTTAGTAGATTTTAACCGAAGTGGTGTTCCGCTGATCGAGATCGTATCAGAGCCGGATATGCGCTCAGCAGAAGAAGTTATCGCATACCTTGAAAAGCTTCGCATGATCATCCAGTATCTTGGAGCATCTGATTGTAAACTTCAGGAAGGATCCATGAGAGCGGATGTTAACTTATCTGTCCGCGAAGTGGGAACAGAAGAGTTCGGAACAAGAACAGAGATGAAGAACTTAAACTCCTTCAGCGCAATCGCAAGAGCAATCGAGGGAGAGATGGAACGCCAGATTGATTTAATTGAAGATGGTAAGAAAGTTGTACAGGAAACAAGAAGATGGGATGATGATAAAGAATATTCTTATCCGATGCGTTCCAAAGAAGATGCACAGGATTATCGTTACTTCCCGGAACCAGACCTTGCACCAATCGTAATTTCAGATGAATGGTTAGATGAGATTCGCAGTCGTCAGCCAGAATTTCGTGATGAAAAACAGGCACGTTATAAAGAACAGTTTGGTCTTCCTGAATATGATATCAATATCATTACAGAAGATAAAACACTTACCGACTTATTTGAATCCTGCATCGAACTGGGTGCAGCTGCAAAAGAAGTATCGAACTGGATTATGGGAGACATTATGCGTCTCTTAAAAGAAAAAGAAATGGAAGCTTCTGACATACATTTCAGTCCAGCAAATCTTGTTAAAATGATTCAGATGATTGAATCTGGAGCAATTAACCGTAAAGTAGCCAAGAAGGTATTTGAGGCAATCTTTGACGAGGATGTAGATCCAGAAGTTTATGTAGAAGAGAACGGATTAAAGACTGTAAATGATGAAGGCGCATTACGAAAGGTAATTGAAGAAATCGTTGCGAATAATCCAAAGTCTGTAGAAGACTATAAAGCTGGAAAGAAGAAAGCAATGGGATTTTTTGTAGGTCAGACAATGAGAGCCATGAAAGGAAAAGCAGACCCGGCAATGGTAAATCAGATTCTCAAAGAAATATTAGATTAA
- the gatA gene encoding Asp-tRNA(Asn)/Glu-tRNA(Gln) amidotransferase subunit GatA, with amino-acid sequence MGLMDYTAVELGKKIKAGEVSVLEAANAAMDAINALEDNFNCYVTVQERETIQAKAEELQKKIDDGTLTGPLAGVPVAVKDNMCTKGTRTTCSSKILENFEPTYTAEAVLNLEKAGALIIGKTNMDEFAMGSTTETSHYGVTKNPWNAEHVPGGSSGGSAAAVAAGECSYALGSDTGGSIRQPASYCGIVGMKPTYGTVSRYGLIAYGSSLDQIGPMAKDVTDCATILETIASYDPKDSTSVKREDYDFTSALKEDVKGMRIGIPKDYMGEGLDEEVKAAVLLAAKKLEEKGAIVEEFDLSLVEYAIPAYYVIASAEASSNLARFDGVKYGYRTESYEGLHNMYKKTRSEGFGPEVKRRIMLGSFVLSSGYYDAYYLKALRTKALIKQAFDKAFEKYDVILGPAAPTTAPKLGESLSDPIKMYLGDIYTISVNLAGLPGISVPGSLDSKGLPIGIQFIGDCFKEKNIIRAAYAFEQSREFVNWSLNGKEEK; translated from the coding sequence ATGGGGCTTATGGATTATACAGCTGTTGAGCTGGGTAAGAAGATTAAAGCAGGAGAAGTATCTGTTTTAGAAGCTGCGAATGCGGCCATGGATGCTATTAATGCTTTAGAAGATAACTTTAATTGTTATGTAACTGTACAGGAAAGAGAAACTATACAGGCAAAAGCGGAAGAACTTCAGAAGAAGATTGATGACGGAACCCTTACAGGTCCACTTGCCGGTGTTCCGGTTGCAGTGAAGGATAATATGTGTACAAAGGGAACTCGCACAACCTGTAGTTCTAAGATTCTTGAGAACTTTGAGCCAACTTATACTGCAGAGGCAGTTCTGAATCTTGAGAAAGCCGGCGCACTTATTATTGGTAAGACCAATATGGATGAGTTCGCGATGGGCAGTACAACAGAAACTTCTCATTATGGAGTGACAAAGAACCCATGGAATGCAGAGCATGTACCAGGCGGCTCTTCAGGTGGTTCGGCAGCAGCAGTTGCAGCAGGAGAGTGCAGCTATGCGTTAGGTTCAGATACGGGTGGATCGATTCGCCAGCCGGCTTCTTATTGTGGTATTGTCGGAATGAAGCCTACGTATGGTACTGTTTCCCGTTATGGACTCATTGCATACGGCTCTTCTCTTGATCAGATCGGACCGATGGCGAAGGATGTAACGGACTGTGCAACTATTCTTGAAACAATCGCATCCTATGACCCGAAAGATTCTACTTCTGTCAAGAGAGAAGATTATGATTTTACATCTGCTTTAAAAGAGGATGTAAAAGGAATGCGCATTGGAATCCCAAAAGATTATATGGGAGAAGGACTGGATGAGGAAGTAAAGGCAGCCGTTCTTTTAGCCGCAAAGAAGTTAGAAGAAAAAGGTGCCATTGTAGAAGAGTTTGATTTAAGCCTTGTTGAATATGCAATTCCTGCTTATTACGTTATTGCTTCTGCAGAGGCAAGTTCTAATCTTGCACGTTTTGATGGTGTGAAATATGGATATCGTACAGAAAGTTACGAAGGACTTCATAATATGTATAAAAAGACTCGTTCCGAAGGCTTTGGACCTGAGGTAAAGAGAAGAATTATGCTTGGTTCTTTCGTGTTAAGTTCAGGTTATTATGATGCATATTACTTAAAAGCGCTTCGTACAAAGGCATTAATTAAGCAGGCATTTGATAAAGCATTTGAAAAGTATGATGTCATTTTAGGGCCGGCAGCACCAACAACGGCACCGAAGCTTGGTGAGAGCTTAAGTGATCCGATTAAAATGTACCTGGGAGATATTTATACCATTTCTGTAAACCTTGCAGGTCTTCCAGGAATCAGCGTACCGGGCAGCCTTGACAGCAAAGGCCTTCCGATCGGTATCCAGTTTATCGGTGATTGCTTTAAAGAAAAAAATATTATTCGTGCAGCATATGCATTTGAGCAGAGTCGTGAATTTGTAAATTGGAGTCTGAACGGAAAGGAGGAAAAGTAG
- a CDS encoding NUDIX hydrolase: MCEKKVPVLNFMTKNRDTRFLKSYTLNYTNTEGNEKLYEMVSNFDYEKPEEIGQKASGVVIVGFCGEKLLLLREFRMGVNQFIYNMPAGHLEEGESIEECAGRELREETGLYIKKICKILPPAYAAPDLSDSSAWVVIAEVEGEFNPQTEADEYIQPLLADRKQLEKLLETEKFSGRAQLMAYFFCKLGKKLLV, translated from the coding sequence ATGTGTGAAAAGAAAGTACCTGTATTAAATTTTATGACGAAGAATCGAGATACTCGTTTTTTAAAAAGCTATACATTGAATTATACAAATACAGAAGGCAATGAAAAATTATATGAAATGGTAAGTAACTTTGATTATGAAAAGCCGGAGGAAATTGGACAGAAAGCTTCAGGTGTGGTAATTGTTGGTTTTTGCGGAGAGAAACTTCTTCTTTTGCGAGAGTTTCGCATGGGGGTGAATCAGTTTATCTACAACATGCCGGCAGGACATTTAGAAGAAGGAGAATCGATAGAAGAGTGTGCCGGGCGGGAGCTAAGAGAAGAAACAGGACTTTACATCAAAAAAATCTGTAAAATACTCCCGCCAGCCTATGCTGCACCAGATTTAAGTGATTCTTCTGCCTGGGTTGTCATAGCAGAAGTAGAAGGGGAATTTAATCCACAGACAGAGGCAGACGAATATATCCAGCCGTTACTTGCAGACAGAAAACAGCTTGAAAAATTATTAGAAACGGAAAAATTTTCAGGAAGAGCGCAACTGATGGCGTATTTTTTCTGTAAATTAGGAAAAAAATTATTAGTTTAG
- the gatC gene encoding Asp-tRNA(Asn)/Glu-tRNA(Gln) amidotransferase subunit GatC: MANIISDETIEYVGILAKLELSEEEKEQAKKDMANMLDYIDTLNELDTSGVEPMSHVFPVNNVFREDVVTNEDDREEILANAPEAKDGAFVVPKTFD; encoded by the coding sequence ATGGCAAATATAATTTCAGATGAAACAATCGAATATGTCGGAATCCTTGCCAAGCTGGAACTTTCTGAGGAAGAAAAGGAACAGGCAAAGAAAGATATGGCAAATATGCTTGACTATATTGATACATTGAATGAACTTGATACCAGTGGAGTGGAGCCGATGAGTCACGTATTTCCAGTGAATAACGTGTTTAGAGAAGACGTTGTTACAAATGAAGATGACAGAGAAGAGATTCTGGCGAATGCGCCGGAAGCGAAGGACGGAGCTTTTGTAGTTCCAAAGACTTTTGATTAG
- a CDS encoding Ig-like domain-containing protein encodes MKKLKKSIVWMLVMLLVFSIVPVSGTSHVEAKKAVKVQKINLNKKVYTLKKGKKIKLKVSILPKKGKKSKLMWSSSKKKVATVTNKGVIKAKKNGTTKITVKVKGTNKKAVCKIIVGVPVTAVRLSSTVQKITTGQSFNLKASVLPTKATTKAISYSSSNSKVASVNASGTVVAVGEGTAVISAIAKDGTDKKASCSVIVTKLAPNNPGKDESNGESKPAPIKVEKISISEEEKNLVLKKEESIQLHPTVLPANASNKSLVYKSDNNYVAKIDANGKITAGTVAGQTRISISSADGKISEDVVVIVTEAVTGIKLSKRELQFYSNSAPEQLTAEVFPENATNKSVLWSTSDEKIVKVSDNGLVTPVKKEGEATITAKTVDGDFEAVCKVTISSGMKVTTAAALNELIQGNESYKIIHFSTDETGMITLHSPQDEDKFKDTILKIDAPNATIVNHVSFKKVEIIRIAKNTYEENKDNSILVSAPESHIIVQKEANVDLELGKTANDTIVENNGIIKNLEVNTKGKVLLQGTSSQDKIPVKINEKVEIATSKPLSITAEQKAKLILKAGAEGTEVSSSDKKNIPAVSGIGRVTANISNASGIADQMIIIADKTTEDVGAVIISALKGVVTNTDGTGVKNVKVSLVAYKKDFNIGDFSDADVIKFAKTNEDGEYIIESVEAGNYYLIIQKDGYYDTVQTCTLSNVEGEVNNERHTITSKEQEMLPGSVSGKIIDSVDGKAIEGLTVRIRKGQNNLTGEEASEEVYTDAEGKYKIMDLDPGVYTIQVIDLRNSGEHKYISASFNVYIESGKEATNAGTGLSPVIESEQLRFVLTWGNEESGAPSDLDSHLVGPKATLGQFHTYFSDEAYMENDNKYADLDLDDTEWEGPETTTIYQKSSGNYYFLVHDYTNKELENSTALATSQAKVEVYSGSRLVNTFYVPNQQGTLWAVCSYNSVTGAVTPINEMTYEGEPESVGSNYYYGDLKVTGIKTNDFVKKATVNGGAIRIYVASDDIDNHLSDIVPEIKLSGAAYKVENDEEDGLVLTITDEKGLERTYHIRYSIDYGNKYVTSFEINDNVKKYYIYEEDNEIDLYMKYKDLSLEEVQKTIKPITKQSGVNTSVKEEDGSYYLVLTDNDGSSRSYRLSIYQYYGDMKIESVAGDQITEVETDDGDNYITLYGKADSLDEIKDKLKFTFGVDVKDNTGVVYDEDAGDYVITVTSDYASITYTINYYFDYGNLCVTNVTSKNSEIIDEDDISISYAKIYLNIRNINPSEELIDEYLTFDFGTDTTTGKVVRDGDSYQYIITDSVTGKSRTYDIEWDTYYTDEYSVTSVQSTDEDILQDVEMYNDAIEIYGAKDSLEEMLPLLTFKCGENVISQEIEKTEGETYLVLKCKNNVTRKYRLYFDMSYGSLYISDISSTSEQYNGSDYESDSNVITISGTAENFAALKDTMDIHIAEDGATWKISSCEEDGETVYYLTLTGSKYNRTYRIYYSYEGEQES; translated from the coding sequence ATGAAAAAGTTAAAGAAAAGTATTGTGTGGATGCTAGTAATGTTACTGGTATTTTCTATTGTTCCAGTATCTGGAACATCTCATGTGGAAGCAAAAAAAGCAGTTAAAGTTCAAAAGATAAATTTAAACAAGAAGGTTTATACCTTAAAGAAAGGGAAAAAGATAAAGTTAAAAGTCTCTATTCTTCCTAAAAAAGGGAAAAAGAGTAAGTTAATGTGGTCATCAAGCAAGAAAAAAGTTGCAACAGTGACAAATAAAGGTGTTATAAAGGCGAAGAAGAATGGAACGACTAAAATTACAGTTAAAGTAAAGGGGACAAATAAGAAGGCAGTTTGTAAGATTATCGTGGGTGTTCCGGTAACAGCAGTAAGATTGTCAAGTACAGTGCAAAAAATTACAACAGGGCAGAGTTTTAATCTAAAAGCATCTGTTTTGCCTACAAAGGCAACAACAAAAGCAATAAGTTACAGCAGCTCTAATTCTAAAGTAGCATCTGTCAATGCTTCTGGAACAGTAGTAGCTGTGGGAGAAGGAACAGCAGTTATTAGTGCAATAGCTAAAGATGGAACGGATAAAAAGGCAAGTTGTTCTGTAATAGTAACCAAACTAGCACCTAATAATCCAGGAAAAGATGAAAGTAATGGAGAAAGTAAGCCTGCTCCGATAAAAGTTGAAAAGATTTCTATTTCAGAAGAAGAAAAAAATCTGGTATTAAAAAAAGAAGAAAGTATTCAGCTTCATCCAACTGTACTTCCGGCGAATGCCAGCAATAAGTCATTAGTCTATAAATCGGATAATAATTATGTGGCTAAGATAGATGCTAATGGTAAAATTACTGCTGGAACAGTTGCGGGACAGACCAGAATAAGTATTTCATCTGCGGATGGTAAGATTAGTGAAGATGTGGTAGTGATTGTAACAGAGGCTGTTACAGGAATTAAGTTAAGTAAACGCGAATTACAGTTTTATTCTAATTCTGCACCAGAGCAGCTTACAGCTGAAGTATTTCCGGAGAATGCTACAAATAAGAGTGTTTTGTGGAGTACATCAGATGAAAAAATTGTAAAAGTGTCTGATAATGGACTTGTAACACCGGTGAAAAAAGAAGGAGAAGCAACAATTACTGCCAAAACAGTAGATGGAGACTTTGAAGCAGTATGTAAAGTGACGATTTCTTCTGGTATGAAAGTAACAACAGCAGCGGCTCTTAATGAATTGATTCAGGGAAATGAATCATATAAGATTATTCATTTTTCTACGGATGAAACTGGTATGATTACATTACATTCCCCACAAGATGAAGATAAATTTAAAGATACCATTTTGAAAATTGATGCACCAAATGCGACAATTGTAAATCATGTTTCATTTAAAAAAGTAGAGATTATCCGTATTGCAAAGAATACATATGAAGAGAATAAGGATAACTCTATTCTTGTTTCGGCTCCAGAAAGTCATATTATAGTACAAAAAGAAGCAAATGTTGATTTAGAATTAGGTAAAACGGCTAATGATACTATTGTGGAGAATAACGGAATAATAAAAAATTTAGAAGTTAATACCAAGGGGAAAGTTCTGTTACAGGGAACGTCATCTCAGGATAAAATTCCTGTTAAGATAAACGAAAAGGTTGAAATAGCAACATCGAAACCACTTTCTATTACTGCCGAGCAAAAGGCGAAGCTTATTTTAAAAGCAGGCGCTGAAGGAACAGAGGTAAGCAGTTCAGATAAAAAGAATATTCCTGCTGTAAGTGGAATAGGAAGGGTTACGGCAAATATCAGCAATGCCAGTGGAATAGCAGATCAGATGATAATTATTGCAGACAAGACAACAGAAGATGTTGGTGCAGTAATTATTTCTGCATTAAAAGGCGTTGTTACAAATACCGATGGAACAGGTGTAAAGAATGTAAAAGTGTCGCTTGTTGCTTACAAAAAAGATTTTAATATTGGTGATTTTTCAGATGCAGATGTAATTAAATTTGCTAAGACAAATGAAGATGGCGAATACATAATAGAGTCTGTAGAGGCTGGAAATTATTATCTAATTATCCAAAAAGATGGATATTATGATACTGTTCAGACATGTACTCTTTCTAATGTAGAAGGAGAAGTAAATAATGAGCGACATACGATAACTTCAAAAGAGCAGGAAATGCTTCCAGGAAGTGTCAGCGGTAAGATTATTGATAGTGTTGATGGAAAAGCAATAGAGGGATTGACAGTTCGTATTAGAAAAGGACAGAACAATCTTACAGGAGAAGAAGCGTCTGAAGAAGTATATACTGATGCAGAAGGTAAGTATAAAATTATGGATTTAGATCCTGGAGTATATACAATACAGGTAATTGACCTTCGAAATAGTGGAGAACATAAATATATCAGTGCATCATTTAATGTTTATATTGAGTCAGGAAAAGAAGCAACCAATGCAGGTACTGGCTTATCTCCAGTTATAGAATCTGAACAGCTTCGTTTTGTTCTTACATGGGGAAATGAAGAATCTGGTGCACCAAGTGATCTGGATTCTCATTTGGTTGGACCAAAAGCTACATTAGGTCAGTTCCATACATATTTTTCGGATGAAGCATATATGGAAAATGATAATAAATATGCAGATTTGGATTTGGATGATACAGAATGGGAAGGACCAGAAACAACTACAATCTATCAAAAGAGTTCTGGAAATTATTATTTCCTAGTGCATGATTATACGAATAAGGAATTAGAGAACAGTACTGCACTAGCTACTTCTCAGGCAAAAGTAGAAGTATATTCTGGAAGTCGCCTAGTAAATACATTTTATGTTCCAAACCAGCAGGGAACACTGTGGGCTGTATGTTCTTATAATTCAGTGACTGGAGCAGTTACTCCAATAAATGAGATGACATATGAAGGTGAACCAGAAAGTGTAGGCTCAAATTATTATTATGGTGATTTGAAGGTTACAGGAATTAAAACAAACGATTTTGTGAAAAAAGCGACAGTAAATGGTGGAGCAATAAGAATTTATGTGGCCTCAGATGACATTGACAATCATTTAAGTGATATTGTTCCGGAAATCAAACTGAGTGGTGCAGCATATAAAGTTGAAAACGATGAAGAGGATGGTCTTGTTCTTACTATCACTGATGAAAAAGGTCTTGAGAGGACATATCACATTAGATATAGTATTGATTATGGAAATAAATACGTAACTTCTTTCGAGATAAATGATAATGTGAAAAAATACTACATTTATGAAGAAGATAATGAAATAGATCTTTATATGAAATATAAAGACTTGTCTTTAGAAGAAGTACAAAAAACAATCAAGCCAATCACAAAGCAGTCAGGTGTTAATACCAGTGTAAAGGAAGAAGATGGAAGTTATTATCTTGTACTTACGGATAATGATGGAAGTAGCAGATCCTATAGGTTATCCATATATCAATATTATGGAGATATGAAGATAGAATCTGTTGCAGGAGATCAGATTACAGAAGTTGAAACTGATGATGGAGATAATTATATTACTCTTTATGGAAAGGCAGATTCCCTTGATGAGATAAAAGATAAACTAAAGTTTACATTTGGAGTAGATGTAAAAGACAACACAGGTGTTGTTTATGATGAGGATGCAGGTGATTATGTAATCACTGTAACTTCAGACTACGCATCTATAACATATACTATTAATTATTATTTTGATTATGGCAATCTGTGCGTGACTAACGTAACTTCTAAAAATTCAGAAATAATTGATGAAGATGATATTAGTATAAGTTATGCCAAGATTTATCTGAACATACGTAATATAAATCCTTCAGAAGAGCTGATTGATGAATATCTTACATTTGATTTTGGAACGGATACTACAACTGGTAAAGTTGTAAGAGATGGAGATAGTTATCAATACATAATTACGGATAGTGTAACTGGTAAATCAAGAACTTATGATATTGAATGGGATACATATTATACGGATGAATACAGTGTTACGAGTGTACAATCAACAGATGAAGATATCTTACAAGATGTAGAGATGTATAACGATGCCATAGAGATATATGGTGCAAAAGATTCATTAGAGGAGATGCTTCCATTGCTAACCTTTAAGTGTGGAGAAAACGTGATTTCTCAGGAGATAGAAAAAACAGAGGGCGAAACATATCTTGTATTAAAATGTAAGAATAATGTTACGAGAAAGTATAGATTGTACTTTGATATGAGTTATGGATCATTGTATATATCTGATATATCCAGTACAAGTGAACAGTATAACGGGAGTGACTATGAATCGGATTCGAATGTGATTACTATTAGCGGAACTGCAGAGAATTTTGCAGCTTTAAAGGATACAATGGATATTCATATTGCAGAAGATGGTGCAACATGGAAGATTAGTTCATGTGAAGAAGATGGAGAAACAGTCTATTATCTCACATTAACAGGAAGTAAATATAATAGAACATATAGAATTTATTATAGTTACGAAGGAGAACAGGAAAGTTAA
- the glpK gene encoding glycerol kinase GlpK, whose amino-acid sequence MAKYMMALDAGTTSNRCILFNEKGEICSVAQEEFTQYYPQPGWVEHDAKEIWHTQLSVARQAMEKLGVTAADIAGIGITNQRETTIVWDRETGMPIYHAIVWQCRRTSEYCDSLKERGLVDKIREKTGLVIDAYFSGTKIHWILENVPGARERAEKGELMFGTVDTWLIYNLSGRKIHVTDYSNAARTMLFNINTLQWDDEILAELDIPKSMLPTPKPSSEIYGMTDESLFQGRIPIAGAAGDQQAALFGQTCFNPGEAKNTYGTGTFMLMNIGKEVKLSENGLVTTIAWGLDGEVNYALEGSVFVAGAAIQWLRDEVKIVDAAPDSEFFCNKVPDTNGCYVVPAFTGLGAPHWDQYARGCIVGLTRGCNKAHIIRATVESLAYQTYDILEAMQADAGVKLAALKVDGGACKNDFLMQFQADIIDAPVHRPQCVETTAMGAAYLAGLAVGYWNSKEDVIANWAIDKVFDPEMDDDHRQKLLKGWKKAVKCSYGWAKED is encoded by the coding sequence ACGCAGGAACAACTAGTAACCGTTGTATCTTATTTAATGAAAAAGGTGAAATCTGTAGTGTAGCGCAGGAAGAATTTACACAGTATTATCCACAGCCAGGCTGGGTAGAGCATGATGCAAAGGAGATCTGGCATACACAGTTATCTGTAGCACGTCAGGCTATGGAAAAACTTGGTGTTACAGCAGCTGATATCGCTGGTATCGGTATTACTAACCAGCGTGAAACAACTATCGTTTGGGATAGAGAAACAGGAATGCCAATCTATCATGCAATCGTTTGGCAGTGCCGTCGTACATCTGAATACTGCGATTCCTTAAAGGAAAGAGGATTAGTAGATAAGATCAGAGAAAAAACAGGTCTTGTTATTGATGCTTACTTCTCAGGAACAAAGATTCACTGGATTCTTGAAAACGTACCTGGAGCAAGAGAAAGAGCTGAAAAAGGCGAGTTAATGTTTGGTACAGTTGATACATGGTTAATCTATAACCTGTCCGGAAGAAAGATTCATGTAACAGACTACTCTAACGCAGCAAGAACAATGTTATTTAACATTAATACTCTTCAGTGGGATGATGAGATTTTAGCAGAATTAGATATTCCTAAATCGATGCTTCCAACACCGAAACCATCAAGTGAAATTTATGGTATGACAGATGAGAGCCTCTTCCAGGGAAGAATTCCTATCGCTGGAGCAGCAGGTGATCAGCAGGCAGCTTTATTTGGACAGACATGTTTCAATCCTGGTGAAGCTAAGAATACATACGGAACTGGTACATTCATGTTAATGAATATCGGTAAAGAAGTTAAATTATCTGAGAATGGTCTTGTAACTACAATCGCATGGGGACTTGACGGCGAAGTTAACTACGCATTAGAAGGTTCTGTATTCGTAGCAGGTGCAGCTATCCAGTGGTTACGTGATGAAGTTAAGATCGTAGACGCAGCTCCAGATTCTGAATTCTTCTGTAACAAAGTTCCAGATACAAACGGATGTTATGTAGTTCCTGCATTTACAGGACTCGGAGCTCCTCATTGGGATCAGTACGCTCGTGGATGTATTGTAGGTCTTACACGTGGATGTAACAAAGCTCACATCATTCGTGCTACAGTAGAATCTCTTGCATATCAGACATATGATATCCTTGAAGCTATGCAGGCTGATGCAGGCGTTAAGTTAGCAGCTCTTAAGGTTGATGGTGGAGCTTGTAAGAATGACTTCTTAATGCAGTTCCAGGCAGATATCATTGATGCTCCTGTACATCGTCCACAGTGTGTTGAGACAACAGCTATGGGTGCTGCATATCTTGCAGGTCTTGCAGTTGGATATTGGAACAGTAAAGAAGACGTTATCGCTAACTGGGCTATTGATAAAGTATTTGATCCTGAGATGGATGATGATCACCGTCAGAAATTACTTAAAGGCTGGAAGAAAGCTGTTAAGTGTTCCTACGGATGGGCAAAAGAAGATTAG